A genomic segment from Chitinophaga flava encodes:
- the folK gene encoding 2-amino-4-hydroxy-6-hydroxymethyldihydropteridine diphosphokinase — protein sequence MNTAILLIGGNLGDRIANLQKAIQYIAAEAGEVVKTSALYQTAPWGSVDQPDYLNQGLEIHTTLDALTLLHTLLGIERRIGRIRQEKWGARVIDIDLIFFNNEIVSLPELKLPHPRMHLRQFVLVPLNEIVPDYVHPVLHKTVRQLQQECPDDLSALKLNTDTQKH from the coding sequence ATGAATACAGCAATATTACTTATAGGTGGCAATCTGGGAGACCGGATCGCCAACCTGCAAAAGGCGATACAGTACATCGCTGCAGAAGCCGGAGAGGTAGTAAAAACCTCTGCCTTATACCAGACAGCCCCCTGGGGCTCCGTAGACCAGCCTGACTACCTGAACCAGGGTCTGGAGATACATACTACGCTCGACGCACTAACGTTACTGCATACACTACTGGGGATAGAACGCCGCATCGGCCGTATCCGCCAGGAAAAATGGGGCGCCCGGGTAATCGATATAGACCTGATCTTCTTTAACAACGAAATCGTGTCACTGCCCGAACTGAAACTTCCGCATCCCCGCATGCACCTGCGACAGTTTGTACTGGTACCTCTCAACGAAATTGTACCCGACTACGTACATCCGGTACTGCATAAAACTGTAAGACAATTGCAACAGGAATGCCCTGATGACCTGAGCGCGCTGAAACTGAATACTGATACGCAAAAACACTAG
- a CDS encoding deoxynucleoside kinase gives MHYKFITIEGNIGAGKTTLANMLSQHFSAKLILEEFADNPFLPLFYERPQQYAFPLELFFMAERYKQLKDMLQTQDLFSDVIISDYLFIKSLLFAKITLPKEEYSLYQKLFDIINPQLVQPELLIFLNAPVAKLQENIRHRNRPYEQQIPDEYLLNVHDTYMQYIKQHPVRTLMIDTTKVDFLRQPDDFQNLLAALEKEYEPGVHYLKL, from the coding sequence ATGCACTATAAATTTATTACCATAGAAGGGAATATCGGGGCCGGCAAAACCACACTGGCCAATATGTTGTCTCAACACTTTTCCGCTAAACTGATCCTGGAAGAATTTGCAGACAATCCCTTCCTGCCACTCTTCTACGAACGCCCGCAACAGTACGCGTTTCCACTGGAACTGTTTTTTATGGCTGAAAGATATAAACAGCTGAAAGACATGCTGCAAACCCAAGACCTGTTCAGCGATGTCATCATCTCCGATTACCTGTTTATCAAAAGCCTGCTGTTCGCAAAAATAACCCTGCCCAAAGAAGAGTATTCCCTCTACCAGAAGCTCTTCGACATCATCAATCCACAGCTGGTACAACCGGAACTGCTCATTTTCCTCAACGCTCCCGTAGCCAAACTCCAGGAAAATATCCGTCACCGGAACCGCCCCTATGAGCAGCAAATTCCTGATGAATACCTGCTCAACGTTCATGATACCTACATGCAGTATATCAAACAACATCCTGTACGCACACTCATGATCGATACTACCAAAGTGGATTTCCTCCGCCAGCCCGATGATTTTCAGAACCTGCTCGCTGCACTGGAGAAAGAGTATGAGCCCGGAGTACACTATCTGAAACTATGA
- a CDS encoding BaiN/RdsA family NAD(P)/FAD-dependent oxidoreductase, translating to MSSIRKRLVVAGGGAAGFFCAVNAARLCPGLEVLVLEKTGKLLSKVKVSGGGRCNVTHNAPDITYMTKRYPRGAHFVRKTFSRFFVTDTIAWFEERGVKLKAEADGRMFPVTDDSQTIIDCLLREVDKYHVKVETNKEVTDLEKGPDGRWRLQLQNGQELKADYICIAAGGYAQAGKFGWLEKTGHSIVPPAPSLFTFNMPGHPITSLMGVATTAHVKIAGTKLQEQGPVLITHWGMSGPAILRLSAWGARDLQALQYTFTAIVNWLPDYNENSLREEWPSLRQELGKQKIHHKNPFGLPQRLWQFLLGLAGIGEELRWADVPAKDQNRLMKLLVCMEFPVKGKTTFKEEFVTCGGITLSEIEPATMESRLVPNLFFAGEVMDVDGITGGFNFQHAWTSGFIAASTVMQMMLSDNPDER from the coding sequence ATGAGTTCAATCCGGAAAAGATTAGTGGTGGCCGGCGGTGGCGCGGCCGGTTTTTTTTGTGCAGTGAATGCTGCCCGGTTATGTCCGGGGCTGGAAGTGCTGGTGCTGGAGAAAACAGGCAAGCTGTTGTCCAAGGTGAAAGTGAGTGGCGGCGGCCGCTGTAACGTGACGCATAATGCACCGGATATCACGTATATGACTAAACGTTATCCGAGAGGAGCCCATTTTGTCAGGAAAACCTTCTCCCGTTTTTTTGTGACCGATACTATCGCCTGGTTTGAAGAGCGGGGCGTGAAACTGAAGGCAGAAGCGGATGGGCGGATGTTCCCGGTTACCGACGACTCACAGACTATCATCGACTGCCTGTTGCGGGAAGTCGATAAATACCATGTAAAAGTAGAGACCAACAAGGAAGTAACAGACCTGGAGAAAGGCCCTGATGGCCGCTGGCGTCTGCAATTGCAGAACGGTCAGGAGCTGAAGGCAGACTATATCTGCATAGCCGCAGGTGGTTATGCTCAGGCCGGTAAATTTGGCTGGCTGGAGAAAACCGGCCACAGCATTGTGCCGCCGGCACCTTCCCTGTTTACTTTTAATATGCCCGGTCATCCTATCACGTCGCTGATGGGCGTAGCCACTACGGCGCACGTAAAAATTGCCGGCACCAAATTACAGGAGCAGGGCCCGGTGCTGATCACCCATTGGGGTATGAGTGGTCCGGCAATACTGCGTTTGTCAGCCTGGGGTGCCCGTGACCTGCAGGCACTGCAATATACCTTCACAGCGATTGTCAACTGGCTGCCTGACTACAACGAAAACAGCCTGCGGGAAGAATGGCCTTCCCTGCGCCAGGAGCTGGGCAAACAGAAAATACATCACAAAAACCCGTTTGGCCTTCCTCAGCGGCTATGGCAGTTTTTACTGGGCCTGGCAGGTATCGGAGAAGAACTGCGCTGGGCCGATGTTCCGGCCAAAGACCAGAACCGGCTCATGAAACTGCTGGTATGCATGGAGTTTCCGGTGAAAGGCAAAACTACTTTTAAAGAAGAATTTGTTACCTGCGGAGGTATTACCCTCAGCGAAATAGAACCAGCTACGATGGAAAGCCGCTTAGTACCCAACCTGTTTTTTGCCGGAGAGGTGATGGACGTAGACGGTATCACCGGTGGGTTTAACTTCCAGCATGCCTGGACGAGCGGATTTATTGCTGCTTCAACGGTGATGCAGATGATGCTTTCTGATAATCCTGATGAGCGATGA
- a CDS encoding MG2 domain-containing protein, with amino-acid sequence MQAHNKKKRRHLKWMIPATLLAGVMGAVAVMPPPADWSDHLVQALQQYNNRYPQEKVFLHLDKDYYAAGETIWFKGYVTLQGLPSTQATNLYVELLDKNNNVVQKKLFGIFNAGAPGNFDLPETQKPGVYQLRAYTAWMLNFDPAFTYSRTIEIFDPAKKGGPAADSTAQDFSVQFFPEGGNLITGQPNTVAFKAIDNNGYPIEVSGTIKDAKNTAIKTVHDGMGTFEVTPGAASDAYQAVVKSAKGQTKTFTLPAAQSTGASLKVFNKGPRIFYQAVPANNGDTAFNKLVVIGQMGQQLVYKAILDVSEGRISGFIPADKLPSGILQITLFSSNGLPIAERLAFVRNNDHMEMDVLESDVARDARKKSTFVLRLPDTLQSNISVAITDADAVPVDKNAADIVSTLLLTSDLKGYVYNPNWYFHDNAPATVQALDLVMLTNGWRRFSWEKIAKNEFPDIRYPYEQGLLVKGITTGPNGRPIVNGKLDMIIKLPIDSSSMFASAPINEKGEFNIANMVFPDTAYIYYQGSDAKKSRDVNVKFDIHFFDRATQVKIPYPLRVPPAVDNTSLKLFLASAAESNKVNRAINNKTVYLQEVNVNAKKIKPEETTEKRYASGMFSGGDGYSFDLTKENPTAFNIFQYLQSKVAGLQITGDLSNPSLSWRGGKPGLYLNEMQTDVSMLSTLSINDVALIKVFRPPFLGGFGGANGAIAVYTKKGGDNPPTNDPTVKGFQLYKKAGYTVVKTFYSPDYSVKKEVHALPDKRLTLYWNPNVPIDTLTHTAKVEFYNNDFTKRFRLVVQGITDEGTVGKLEQEF; translated from the coding sequence ATGCAAGCGCACAATAAAAAAAAGAGACGTCACCTGAAATGGATGATCCCCGCTACCCTGCTGGCCGGAGTAATGGGTGCCGTGGCGGTTATGCCTCCCCCTGCCGACTGGTCTGATCATCTCGTTCAGGCTTTACAACAGTACAACAACCGCTACCCGCAGGAAAAAGTCTTCCTGCACCTGGATAAAGACTATTACGCCGCCGGTGAAACCATCTGGTTCAAAGGATATGTGACCCTTCAGGGTCTCCCCTCCACACAGGCTACCAACCTGTATGTAGAACTGCTGGACAAGAATAATAATGTCGTGCAGAAAAAACTGTTCGGCATCTTTAATGCCGGCGCACCGGGCAACTTCGATCTGCCGGAAACACAGAAACCAGGCGTATACCAGCTGAGAGCCTATACTGCCTGGATGCTCAACTTTGACCCGGCCTTTACCTATTCCCGTACTATCGAGATATTTGATCCGGCTAAAAAAGGCGGACCAGCTGCCGACAGTACCGCCCAGGACTTTTCCGTACAGTTCTTTCCTGAAGGCGGCAACCTGATCACCGGCCAGCCTAATACCGTGGCTTTCAAGGCTATCGACAATAATGGCTATCCCATCGAGGTGAGCGGCACTATCAAAGATGCCAAAAACACCGCTATCAAAACCGTTCATGACGGGATGGGTACCTTCGAAGTAACACCTGGCGCGGCATCCGACGCCTACCAGGCTGTCGTGAAAAGTGCCAAAGGCCAGACTAAAACTTTTACACTGCCGGCTGCACAGTCTACCGGCGCCTCTCTGAAGGTATTCAACAAAGGCCCGCGTATCTTCTATCAGGCCGTTCCCGCCAATAACGGTGATACCGCATTCAACAAACTGGTAGTCATCGGCCAGATGGGCCAGCAGCTGGTATATAAAGCCATCCTCGATGTGTCTGAAGGTCGTATCAGTGGTTTTATTCCCGCCGACAAACTGCCCAGCGGTATTCTGCAGATTACCCTGTTCAGCAGCAATGGCCTGCCAATCGCAGAAAGACTGGCTTTTGTCCGCAATAACGACCATATGGAAATGGACGTGCTGGAATCTGACGTAGCCAGGGATGCCCGCAAAAAAAGCACCTTCGTGCTGCGTCTCCCCGATACACTGCAGTCCAATATCTCCGTGGCCATCACCGACGCTGACGCTGTTCCGGTAGATAAAAACGCCGCCGATATCGTATCTACCCTCCTGCTGACATCCGACCTCAAAGGATATGTGTACAATCCCAACTGGTACTTCCATGACAATGCCCCCGCTACCGTGCAGGCACTGGACCTGGTAATGCTGACCAACGGATGGCGCAGATTCAGCTGGGAAAAAATCGCTAAAAATGAATTCCCGGATATCAGATATCCTTATGAACAGGGCCTGCTCGTAAAAGGTATCACCACCGGACCTAATGGACGTCCTATCGTTAATGGCAAACTGGATATGATCATCAAACTGCCGATAGATAGTTCCTCCATGTTCGCCTCCGCACCTATCAACGAAAAAGGTGAGTTCAATATCGCCAACATGGTATTCCCGGATACAGCTTATATCTACTACCAGGGCAGCGATGCGAAGAAAAGCAGAGATGTTAACGTGAAGTTCGATATCCACTTCTTTGACCGCGCCACCCAGGTTAAAATACCTTACCCGCTGCGGGTACCTCCTGCAGTAGACAATACTTCCCTGAAGCTTTTCCTGGCCAGTGCTGCCGAAAGTAATAAGGTAAACCGCGCTATCAATAACAAAACGGTTTATCTCCAGGAAGTAAATGTCAACGCTAAAAAGATCAAACCGGAAGAGACTACAGAAAAACGTTATGCCTCCGGTATGTTCTCCGGCGGCGATGGATATTCCTTTGACCTTACCAAGGAAAATCCTACCGCCTTTAATATCTTCCAGTACCTTCAGTCCAAAGTGGCCGGTTTACAGATCACTGGTGATCTCAGCAACCCCAGCCTGTCATGGCGCGGTGGCAAACCAGGCCTGTATCTCAACGAGATGCAGACCGACGTCAGTATGCTGAGCACCCTCTCCATCAACGATGTAGCGCTGATCAAAGTATTCCGTCCTCCTTTCCTGGGCGGCTTCGGTGGTGCTAACGGCGCTATTGCCGTATACACCAAAAAAGGTGGCGACAATCCACCCACCAACGATCCTACTGTAAAAGGATTTCAGCTGTATAAAAAAGCAGGTTATACTGTTGTAAAAACCTTCTATTCACCTGACTACTCCGTGAAAAAAGAAGTACATGCCCTGCCCGACAAACGGCTTACACTCTATTGGAACCCCAACGTGCCAATAGATACCCTCACCCATACCGCCAAAGTGGAGTTCTATAACAACGACTTCACCAAACGTTTCCGCCTCGTGGTACAAGGTATCACTGATGAAGGAACTGTAGGCAAACTTGAACAGGAGTTTTAA
- a CDS encoding porin, which produces MLIRNWLVACILLFPLAAIAQQQESKIDTTYKPLIPITKAPLLNNVDLIANMRYAFRNEFDKGTYTRSRFENEQFRLEIKGKVLDKLYFRFRDRYTRDPVTQSIDNLSRSTDLAFLRFDPNDHWKIYAGKLCADWGGVEFDDNPIEIYEYSDIIENSDNFLTGAGVGYVLNKNHEFTFQVLNSRTKTFQELYDSIPGIVESKFPFAGVINWRGHFFNGKVFTIWSYSLFKEATHQYMNYFALGNSLILRNFKLDYDFKYSIENLDRKFIVSNFIPNMKAAQGVAYMSHWIRADVRLSNVVHITATGFVDYAWWNGNPDPNKDKKLRTAWGYIPALEIYPFDKYDLKIFANMVGRIYRYTSYAQTKFGLVNDDTYRFSIGFITPLLVL; this is translated from the coding sequence ATGCTTATCCGCAATTGGCTGGTGGCCTGTATCCTGCTGTTTCCTCTTGCTGCGATAGCACAGCAGCAGGAATCCAAAATAGATACGACTTACAAGCCACTGATACCCATTACTAAGGCACCCCTTCTCAATAATGTGGATCTGATTGCAAACATGCGTTACGCTTTCAGAAATGAATTCGATAAAGGTACCTACACCCGCTCCCGCTTTGAAAATGAACAGTTCCGCCTGGAGATAAAAGGAAAGGTGCTCGATAAATTATATTTCCGTTTCCGTGACCGTTATACCCGCGATCCTGTCACACAGTCGATCGATAATCTCAGCCGCTCTACAGACCTGGCCTTTCTGCGCTTTGATCCCAACGACCATTGGAAGATATATGCCGGTAAGTTGTGTGCCGACTGGGGTGGGGTGGAATTTGACGATAACCCCATCGAAATCTATGAATACTCCGATATCATTGAAAACTCCGATAACTTCCTCACTGGGGCAGGAGTAGGGTATGTGCTCAACAAAAATCATGAGTTTACTTTTCAGGTACTCAACAGCCGGACCAAAACTTTTCAGGAATTGTATGATTCTATTCCCGGCATTGTGGAGAGCAAATTTCCTTTTGCAGGTGTGATCAACTGGCGCGGGCATTTCTTTAATGGTAAAGTCTTTACCATCTGGTCTTACAGTCTCTTTAAAGAAGCGACTCATCAGTATATGAATTACTTCGCCCTGGGCAACTCGCTGATACTGCGCAACTTTAAACTGGACTATGACTTTAAGTACAGTATAGAAAATCTGGACCGTAAGTTCATCGTCTCCAACTTTATTCCCAATATGAAAGCCGCCCAGGGGGTGGCTTATATGAGTCATTGGATCAGGGCCGATGTGAGACTGAGTAATGTGGTGCATATTACCGCCACCGGTTTTGTGGACTACGCCTGGTGGAATGGTAACCCGGACCCTAACAAGGATAAGAAACTCCGTACTGCCTGGGGTTATATACCTGCACTTGAGATATATCCCTTTGATAAATATGACCTGAAAATATTTGCCAACATGGTAGGCAGAATATACCGGTATACCAGTTACGCACAAACGAAGTTTGGTTTGGTGAATGATGATACCTACCGTTTTTCGATTGGTTTTATTACGCCATTGTTAGTGTTGTAG
- a CDS encoding anaerobic C4-dicarboxylate transporter family protein: protein MIWLEFAILLAAILVGARMKGIGLGVMGMVALAIYIFIFRMRPADPPIDVMLIILAVVTTAATLQAAGGMDYLVRLAEKILKSKPSLIVLLGPLVTYCFTLFAGTAHITYSLLPIIAEVSTKKKIRPERALSISVISSHLAITASPISAATAALLTILSGKTELLDILKVCIPATIIGTLAGVAVCWKKGKELDKDPVFLEKMKDPEFAESINGDVKENKAPLLPGAKTSVLIFGLAVLMIVLVGAFPNMLPSFGEGKSNMAVDASGHIKMAAVIELVMLAAAAAIMLICRTTAAAVAKASLFTSGAQAVVSIFGVVWMSATFMQTNTGIIESTLGDMVRAAPWTFAIALFILSILLFSQAATTKALMPLGLSLGIIPAHMVAMFPAVNGDFFLPGYPTLLAAINFDRTGSTHIGKYLVNHSFMIPGLVSVAVSVAAGFFLAGILL from the coding sequence ATGATCTGGTTAGAGTTCGCAATATTACTCGCAGCTATCCTGGTGGGCGCCCGTATGAAAGGGATCGGACTTGGTGTGATGGGCATGGTGGCACTGGCGATCTATATTTTTATATTCCGTATGCGCCCGGCAGACCCGCCGATAGACGTTATGCTGATCATCCTGGCGGTAGTGACCACCGCCGCCACATTGCAGGCTGCAGGTGGTATGGACTACCTGGTACGGTTAGCCGAAAAAATATTGAAAAGTAAACCTTCCCTGATCGTGTTGCTGGGACCACTGGTAACCTATTGTTTTACTCTCTTTGCCGGTACGGCCCACATCACCTACTCCCTGTTACCCATTATTGCTGAGGTATCCACCAAGAAAAAAATAAGGCCGGAACGGGCGCTGAGTATCTCTGTGATATCCTCGCACCTGGCCATCACGGCAAGTCCTATCTCCGCGGCTACTGCCGCTTTGCTCACTATCCTCAGCGGTAAAACCGAACTGCTGGATATCCTGAAAGTATGTATCCCTGCTACCATTATCGGGACACTGGCCGGTGTGGCGGTATGCTGGAAAAAAGGAAAAGAGCTGGATAAAGACCCGGTATTCCTTGAAAAGATGAAAGATCCTGAGTTTGCGGAAAGCATCAATGGAGATGTGAAGGAAAACAAAGCGCCATTGTTGCCCGGCGCCAAAACCTCTGTGCTGATCTTCGGACTCGCTGTACTGATGATTGTACTGGTAGGGGCATTCCCCAATATGTTGCCTTCTTTCGGGGAAGGTAAGAGTAATATGGCCGTAGATGCCAGTGGACATATTAAAATGGCTGCCGTGATAGAACTGGTGATGCTGGCCGCTGCTGCTGCCATTATGCTGATATGCCGCACTACTGCCGCCGCTGTGGCCAAAGCCAGCTTGTTCACCTCCGGCGCACAGGCCGTGGTATCCATCTTCGGTGTAGTATGGATGAGCGCTACTTTTATGCAAACCAACACCGGTATCATTGAGAGTACCCTGGGTGATATGGTAAGGGCCGCCCCCTGGACCTTCGCTATCGCCTTGTTTATACTGAGCATATTACTTTTCAGTCAGGCAGCTACCACCAAAGCCCTGATGCCGCTGGGGTTAAGCCTGGGCATCATCCCGGCCCATATGGTAGCGATGTTCCCGGCTGTAAACGGAGATTTCTTTTTACCAGGTTACCCCACATTGCTGGCTGCCATTAACTTCGATCGTACCGGCAGCACCCATATCGGGAAATACCTGGTAAACCATAGCTTTATGATTCCCGGACTTGTGAGTGTAGCCGTATCCGTTGCCGCCGGTTTCTTTCTGGCTGGCATCCTGTTATAG
- the aspA gene encoding aspartate ammonia-lyase — MSKRIEHDFLGEKEIPQDVYYGIQTLRALENFHITGIPLKVEPIFVKSLGYVKKAAAMANRDLGVLDKDIAAYIIKACDRVINGEFDNQFLSDLIQGGAGTSVNMNANEVIANVALEMMGKRKGEYEFCHPNNHVNCSQSTNDAYPTAFRIALILKLTDYKEELGNLADAFDVKGHEFQDVLKMGRTQLQDAVPMSLGDEFHAFCINLKEELSRVEDSKRLIAEINMGATAIGTRVNAPDGYAELVTQYLCEVTGLDLKLAENLIEATNDTGAYVQLSGVLKRTAVKVSKICNDLRLLSSGPRAGLNEINLPPMQPGSSIMPGKVNPVIPEVVNQTAYYVIGADLTVTMAAEAGQLQLNVMEPVISFALFTSITYMGNACRTLREKCVLGITANAEHTKQMVMNSIGIVTQLNPILGYEKSASIAREALETGKSVHDITVREKQLITQEKWDEIFTFNNMIRPQFIK; from the coding sequence ATGTCAAAGAGAATCGAACACGATTTCCTGGGTGAGAAGGAGATTCCACAGGATGTTTATTACGGTATTCAGACCCTGCGTGCATTGGAAAACTTTCATATTACCGGTATTCCGTTGAAAGTGGAACCCATCTTCGTTAAGAGCCTGGGATATGTGAAAAAGGCGGCAGCTATGGCCAATCGTGATCTGGGCGTGTTAGACAAAGATATCGCAGCATATATCATCAAAGCCTGCGATCGTGTAATCAACGGAGAATTTGACAACCAGTTTCTCAGCGACCTGATACAGGGAGGTGCGGGCACTTCCGTTAACATGAATGCCAATGAGGTGATTGCTAATGTGGCGTTGGAGATGATGGGCAAACGGAAAGGAGAGTATGAATTCTGTCATCCCAATAACCATGTGAACTGTTCACAGTCTACTAACGACGCTTACCCTACTGCTTTTCGTATAGCCCTTATTCTGAAGCTGACCGACTACAAAGAAGAGCTGGGCAACCTTGCTGATGCTTTTGATGTGAAAGGACACGAATTCCAGGATGTGTTGAAAATGGGCCGCACACAGCTTCAGGATGCGGTGCCTATGAGCCTGGGCGATGAGTTCCATGCTTTTTGCATCAACCTGAAAGAAGAACTTTCCCGCGTGGAAGACAGCAAACGCCTGATCGCCGAGATCAACATGGGCGCTACCGCCATCGGTACCCGCGTGAATGCTCCTGATGGTTATGCTGAGCTGGTAACCCAATACCTCTGCGAAGTGACCGGTCTGGACCTTAAGCTGGCAGAGAACCTGATCGAAGCTACCAACGATACCGGCGCTTATGTACAACTGTCCGGCGTTTTAAAACGTACAGCCGTAAAGGTGTCCAAGATATGTAATGACTTGCGTCTGTTATCTTCCGGACCACGGGCAGGGCTGAACGAAATTAACCTGCCGCCCATGCAACCAGGATCCTCCATTATGCCCGGCAAGGTAAACCCGGTAATTCCGGAAGTAGTGAACCAGACAGCTTACTATGTAATTGGTGCCGACCTGACGGTGACCATGGCCGCAGAAGCAGGTCAACTGCAGCTCAATGTAATGGAACCGGTTATATCTTTCGCCCTGTTTACTTCCATTACTTACATGGGCAATGCGTGCCGTACCCTGAGAGAGAAATGTGTGCTGGGTATCACTGCCAATGCAGAACATACCAAACAAATGGTGATGAACAGCATCGGTATCGTAACACAGCTGAATCCTATCCTGGGTTATGAGAAATCTGCCAGCATTGCGCGTGAAGCGCTCGAAACCGGGAAGTCTGTACATGATATCACGGTGAGAGAAAAACAACTGATCACGCAGGAAAAATGGGATGAGATTTTTACGTTTAACAACATGATCCGTCCTCAGTTTATAAAATAA
- a CDS encoding lipase family protein: MMSRILLFGFLFLFFGRNALTAQHLSPYFDAHEYSDMLKLSARQRDTPWTHLKGPVPEGYELAYRSEEMGLLNRWDFWINRSKGVGVISIRGTNGTASSWMENFYAGMVSTKGTLQLNDSTTFTYKLAEDNKAYVHAGWLLGLASMAPDIINKINHYYYQEGIHEFIIFGHSQGGAIAFLLRSYLHYYEGMPNNIVFKTYCSAPPKPGNLYYSYDFDYITRNGWALRVVNARDWVAEVPFSVQTSRDFNTVNPFANIKKVFKKQKFPVSTVLGYMYGRLDRPARRASRRFQRMLGKKAYTRVRKTLPEYKRPVFVNSHNYMPAGTPVILYPVKGYDEHFHFDGKNIFLHHSLDAYRWLLEHIYLTGNP; this comes from the coding sequence ATGATGTCCCGCATTTTACTGTTTGGTTTTCTATTTTTATTTTTTGGAAGAAATGCGCTGACAGCCCAACACCTCAGCCCTTATTTTGATGCGCATGAATACAGTGATATGCTGAAGTTGAGTGCCCGCCAGCGGGATACACCATGGACCCATTTAAAAGGCCCGGTACCAGAAGGATATGAGCTGGCTTATCGTTCCGAAGAAATGGGACTACTCAACCGATGGGACTTCTGGATCAACCGTTCCAAAGGTGTAGGCGTGATTTCCATCAGAGGTACCAATGGTACCGCTTCCTCGTGGATGGAAAACTTCTACGCCGGTATGGTCAGTACTAAAGGTACGCTACAACTCAACGACAGCACCACTTTCACCTATAAGCTGGCGGAAGACAACAAAGCCTATGTACATGCAGGCTGGCTGTTGGGACTTGCTTCCATGGCTCCTGATATCATCAATAAAATAAATCACTATTACTATCAGGAAGGCATACACGAATTTATTATTTTCGGCCACAGCCAGGGCGGAGCCATCGCTTTTCTGCTACGCTCCTACCTCCATTATTACGAAGGGATGCCAAATAATATCGTCTTCAAAACCTATTGCAGTGCCCCACCCAAACCGGGAAATCTGTACTATTCCTATGATTTTGATTATATCACCCGCAACGGCTGGGCGCTTCGTGTAGTCAACGCCCGCGACTGGGTAGCAGAAGTTCCTTTTTCTGTCCAGACATCCCGCGACTTTAACACAGTCAATCCGTTCGCCAATATCAAAAAAGTATTTAAAAAGCAGAAATTTCCGGTCAGTACAGTGTTGGGGTATATGTATGGGCGTCTCGACAGACCGGCCAGGAGAGCCAGCCGCCGCTTTCAGCGGATGTTGGGCAAGAAGGCATATACCCGCGTCAGAAAAACACTGCCGGAATATAAAAGGCCTGTTTTTGTCAACAGCCACAATTATATGCCGGCAGGAACGCCTGTGATATTATATCCTGTAAAAGGCTATGATGAACATTTTCATTTTGATGGTAAAAATATTTTCCTGCATCACTCCCTCGATGCCTATCGCTGGCTGCTGGAACATATTTACCTGACAGGCAACCCTTAA